The Dendropsophus ebraccatus isolate aDenEbr1 chromosome 10, aDenEbr1.pat, whole genome shotgun sequence genome has a segment encoding these proteins:
- the LOC138766473 gene encoding olfactory receptor 6C74-like, protein MDHGNVTTTTYFIILGISEKPLLQCVVFLLVLLIYLLTLGGNITIFLLVCLDHHLHTPMYFFLANLSLLDVSCSTISLHKILISFISGDNTVSVVECFVQMFVFLSLTCNELLVLAAMGYDRYVAICNPLRYHVVMDSKLCIFLAFLCWGCGFLEILPGFIELFKLTCFKSNVVDHFFCDVVPVLKLSCSDTSFLQFYTLTVGVLICSFTPFALTFISYVFIISTILSIRSSSGRRKAFYTCSSHLIVVLCLYASLVFQYLRPFSSINLSSNKYLFLCNTAAVPILNPLIYSLKNKDVKAAIRRRIKFVGIPTNSKDHKLNI, encoded by the coding sequence ATGGATCATGGTAATGTGACCACAACGACCTATTTCATCATTCTCGGGATCTCAGAGAAGCCTTTATTACAATGTGTTGTCTTCCTCCTGGTTCTGCTCATTTATCTCCTCACTCTTGGAGGTAACATCACCATCTTCCTCCTTGTTTGTCTAGATCACCATCTCCATACTCCCATGTACTTTTTCTTGGCCAACTTGTCTCTCTTGGACGTTAGTTGTTCTACAATCTCTCTTCATAAAATCCTTATTTCCTTCATATCGGGAGATAACACTGTCTCAGTTGTTGAATGTTTTGTGCAAATGTTTGTCTTTTTGTCGTTGACTTGTAATGAATTATTAGTATTGGCAGCTATGGGTTATGATCGCTATGTCGCTATCTGTAACCCTTTACGTTATCATGTGGTCATGGACTCTAAACTTTGTATCTTTTTGGCTTTTCTATGTTGGGGTTGTGGTTTTCTTGAGATCTTACCAGGTTTTATAGAGTTATTCAAATTAACTTGTTTTAAATCCAATGTGGTGGACCATTTCTTCTGCGACGTGGTGCCAGTCTTGAAGCTATCCTGCAGTGACACATCTTTTCTTCAGTTCTATACCCTCACTGTGGGGGTGCTTATTTGTTCTTTTACCCCCTTTGCCCTTACATTCATCTCCTACGTTTTCATCATCTCCACCATCTTGTCCATACGTTCTAGCAGTGGCAGACGTAAAGCCTTCTACACGTGTTCCTCTCACCTTATAGTTGTCCTCTGTCTCTACGCTTCTCTTGTCTTCCAGTATTTGAGACCATTTTCATCCATCAATTTAAGCtccaataaatatttatttttgtgtaACACAGCTGCCGTCCCTATACTGAACCCCCTGATCTACAGCCTGAAGAATAAAGATGTAAAAGCCGCTATTAGGAGAAGAATTAAATTTGTGGGAATCCCAACTAATAGTAAAGATCataaactaaacatatag